A window of the Vigna angularis cultivar LongXiaoDou No.4 chromosome 3, ASM1680809v1, whole genome shotgun sequence genome harbors these coding sequences:
- the LOC108325979 gene encoding leucine-rich repeat receptor-like protein kinase PXC1, translated as MIMKHHHVFFLFFLFFLPFFTFSLHHNDTHALTLFRLQTDLHGYLLSNWTGGDACAAAWRGVLCSPNGRVTALSIPSLNLRGPLDPLTPLTHLRLLDLHDNRLNGTVSPLLSNCTNIQLLYLAGNDFSGEIQPEISSLKSLLRLDLSDNNIHGKVDFLSNLTQLITLRLQNNVLSGEIPDLSASMQNLREVNLTNNAFYGRLPNPMLKKFGITAFSGNEGLCGATPLPVCSFTTNPPNDNENNNENEPSQTVPSNPSSFPETSIIARPGKERHKGLSPGAIVAIVVGNCVALLVMTSFLVAHCCARGRGSSLVGSGESYGKRKSGSSYNGSEKKVYGSGGGESDGTTGTDRSRLVFFDRRSEFELEDLLRASAEMLGKGSLGTVYRAVLDDGCTVAVKRLKDANPCARHEFEQYMDVIGKLKHSNVVRLKAYYYAKEEKLLVYDYLSNGSLHALLHGNRGPGRIPLDWTTRISLVLGAARGLAKIHAEYSAAKVPHGNVKSSNVLLDKNGVACISDFGLSLLLNPVHAIARLGGYRAPEQEQHKRLSQQADVYSFGVLLLEVLTGRAPSSQYPSPARPRMEEEEQAVVDLPKWVRSVVKEEWTAEVFDQELLRYKNIEEELVSMLHVGLACVVAQPEKRPTMEEVVKMVEEIRVEQSPLGEDYDESRNSLSPSIPTTEDGLP; from the exons ATGATCATGAAGCATCACCATGTCTTCTTcctgttctttttatttttcttaccgTTTTTCACCTTCAGTCTCCACCACAATGATACTCATGCACTCACCCTCTTCCGCCTCCAAACCGACCTTCACGGCTACCTTCTTTCCAACTGGACCGGCGGAGACGCCTGCGCCGCTGCGTGGCGCGGCGTCCTCTGCTCCCCGAACGGCCGTGTTACCGCCCTCTCCATACCTTCCCTCAACCTCCGTGGCCCCCTCGACCCTCTCACTCCCCTCACCCACCTACGCCTCCTTGACCTCCACGACAATCGCTTGAACGGCACCGTTTCGCCGCTCCTCTCCAACTGCACCAACATCCAACTGCTCTACCTCGCCGGCAACGACTTCTCCGGCGAGATCCAGCCGGAGATATCCTCCCTCAAATCCCTTCTCCGCCTCGACCTCTCCGACAACAACATTCACGGCAAGGTTGACTTTCTCTCCAACTTAACTCAACTCATCACACTGAGACTCCAGAACAACGTTCTCTCCGGTGAAATCCCTGACCTATCTGCCTCCATGCAAAACCTCAGAGAAGTCAACCTCACAAACAACGCCTTCTACGGTCGTTTACCAAACCCCATGCTGAAGAAATTCGGTATCACGGCCTTCTCAGGTAACGAGGGTTTATGTGGTGCAACACCGTTACCTGTGTGTTCCTTCACCACAAACCCTCCAAACGATAATGAGAATAACAACGAAAATGAACCTTCCCAGACAGTTCCTTCAAACCCTAGTTCCTTCCCAGAAACCAGCATAATAGCTCGACCGGGGAAGGAGCGCCATAAGGGTTTAAGTCCCGGTGCCATTGTGGCAATTGTTGTGGGGAATTGTGTGGCGTTGCTTGTGATGACATCATTTCTAGTGGCGCATTGTTGCGCGAGGGGAAGAGGGTCTAGTTTGGTGGGGAGTGGGGAGAGTTATGGGAAGAGGAAGAGTGGGAGCAGTTACAATGGGAGTGAGAAGAAGGTGTATGGGAGTGGGGGTGGTGAGAGTGATGGGACTACGGGCACTGATAGGAGTAGGCTTGTGTTTTTTGATCGGAGGAGTGAGTTTGAGTTGGAGGATCTGCTGCGTGCATCGGCGGAGATGCTTGGGAAGGGTAGTTTAGGGACGGTTTATAGGGCGGTGCTTGATGATGGGTGCACCGTGGCGGTGAAGAGGCTGAAGGATGCCAACCCTTGCGCCAGGCATGAGTTTGAGCAGTATATGGATGTGATTGGGAAGCTTAAGCACTCTAATGTTGTGAGACTAAAAGCCTATTACTATGCCAAAGAGGAAAAGCTTCTTGTCTATGACTATCTCTCCAATGGAAGCTTGCATGCTCTTCTTCATG GGAACCGTGGTCCGGGGAGGATTCCATTGGATTGGACTACTAGAATAAGCCTGGTGTTGGGAGCAGCAAGAGGTCTAGCGAAGATCCACGCAGAGTACAGTGCAGCAAAAGTGCCTCACGGGAACGTGAAATCTTCGAACGTGCTTCTAGACAAAAACGGCGTCGCCTGCATCTCGGACTTCGGGCTATCACTCCTCTTGAACCCGGTTCACGCCATTGCACGACTGGGAGGGTACAGGGCCCCCGAACAGGAACAGCACAAGAGGTTGTCTCAGCAAGCTGACGTGTACAGCTTCGGGGTGTTGCTGTTGGAAGTTCTCACAGGAAGAGCTCCTTCGTCGCAGTACCCTTCACCGGCTCGTCCCAGAATGGAGGAAGAGGAACAGGCCGTGGTGGACCTTCCCAAATGGGTTCGCTCCGTCGTGAAGGAAGAGTGGACCGCAGAGGTGTTTGACCAGGAGCTTTTGCGCTACAAGAACATCGAGGAAGAGCTTGTGTCCATGTTGCATGTGGGGTTGGCCTGTGTGGTGGCGCAGCCGGAGAAGAGGCCAACTATGGAAGAAGTTGTGAAAATGGTTGAGGAGATCAGGGTGGAGCAATCGCCACTTGGGGAGGACTATGATGAATCGCGCAATTCGCTTTCACCTTCCATTCCCACCACTGAAGATGGTCTACCTTAG
- the LOC108325981 gene encoding uncharacterized protein LOC108325981 — MASCDDDDDFSLLRDDNHHLHQPYAPHHHFSPSAVAVAPVPPKSVADDADDYGNPFDDDGGSEKRKDREEIGEGATSYGFNKRSKAPQSSAGSAEYRKDREEWSDTAIVCLLEAYTEKFTQLNRGNLRGRDWEEVAFVVSERCENQSKSVEQCKNKVDNLKKRYKLERQRMSSGCISTSHWPWFKQLEQIVGNSLPAKFSDEDKAVVSAGTSPRQSKRYGVATPSTGQVNNIRSKALTNLRWRRVVFKISGAALTGSDTCNMDPKVAMLVSREVAIASRLGVEVAIVVGGCNFFSGDAWVNATGLERCTAYQVGMMATVMNSILLQSTLEKMGVQTRVQTSIAMQEFAELYNRQRAIRHLEKGRVIIFGGISFGAGNPLFSTDIAAALRASELNAEAVLKGTNVDGVYDCNSRDNNFTFEHISFRELGSRGITSMDASALTLCKENAIPVVVFNLLEPGNISKALCGEQVGTLIDQTGAVS, encoded by the exons ATGGCCTCTTGCGACGACGACGACGACTTCTCTCTCCTCCGTGACGATAACCACCACCTCCACCAGCCTTACGCCCCGCACCACCACTTCTCCCCCTCCGCCGTCGCCGTCGCTCCTGTCCCACCCAAATCCGTTGCTGACGACGCCGACGACTATGGAAACCCCTTCGACGACGACGGTGGCAGCGAAAAGCGGAAGGACCGGGAGGAGATCGGCGAGGGAGCCACGTCGTACGGATTCAACAAGAGATCTAAGGCTCCGCAGTCGAGTGCAGGCAGTGCGGAGTACAGAAAGGACAGGGAGGAGTGGAGCGACACGGCCATCGTGTGCCTCCTCGAGGCTTACACGGAGAAGTTCACACAGCTGAATCGGGGAAACCTCAGAGGAAGGGATTGGGAGGAGGTTGCGTTTGTGGTGAGCGAACGGTGCGAGAACCAATCGAAGAGCGTGGAACAGTGTAAGAACAAGGTAGATAACCTAAAAAAGAGGTACAAATTGGAGCGACAAAGAATGAGCAGTGGCTGCATTTCTACCAGTCACTGGCCTTGGTTCAAACAATTGGAGCAGATCGTCGGGAATTCTCTTCCGGCAAAATTCTCTGATGAGGATAAAGCGGTTGTTTCTGCCGGAACTTCGCCCAGACAATCGAAAAG ATATGGAGTAGCAACACCCAGCACAGGTCAAGTGAATAACATTAGGTCAAAAGCACTGACAAACCTTAGATGGCGGAGGGTAGTCTTCAAAATTAGTGGAGCAGCTCTTACTGGATCTGATACCTGCAACATGGACCCTAAG GTGGCTATGTTAGTTTCAAGAGAAGTTGCCATAGCTTCCCGCCTTGGTGTTGAG GTGGCGATTGTTGTTGGAGGCTGTAATTTCTTCTCTGGAGATGCATGGGTAAATGCGACAGGTCTAGAAAGATGCACTGCATACCAAGTTGG CATGATGGCAACAGTGATGAATTCAATATTGCTCCAATCGACTCTAGAGAAGATGGGTGTTCAGACTCGTGTACAAACTTCAATTGCCATGCAGGAGTTTGCTGAACTATACAATAGGCAGCGGGCTATCAGACATCTTGAGAAAGGAAGAGTTATTATATTTGGTGGCATCAGTTTTGGTGCTGGCAATCCACTTTTCTCAACTGACATAGCTGCAGCTCTTCGTGCTTCAGAGC TTAATGCTGAAGCAGTCCTCAAGGGTACTAATGTAGACGGTGTGTATGACTGCAACTCACGGGATAACAATTTCACTTTTGAGCACATATCCTTCAGAGAGCTGGGCTCAAGAGGAATCACTTCTATGGATGCGTCAGCGCTGACTTTATGCAAGGAAAATGCCATTCCTG TGGTGGTTTTTAATCTACTGGAGCCTGGGAACATCTCTAAAGCCTTATGTGGAGAACAAGTTGGCACACTAATTGATCAAACTGGAGCAGTAAGCTAA